GAATTACGAAAAGGAGGAAATTCCTTGTGCCAAAGAGTGGACAATAGTCCAGGACGTCCAGGACAAACGGAAAAGGGTATCTTGTTAAAGGACAATGCAGGACGAGTGTATTCTGTTTCTATACAAATTTATCAAATGGAGAGTAGCAGAAGCAGTAAAATAACTAATTGTTAGGCAATAGTGCTTCATTAGACCAGGAAATGAGGTAGAAATACAGAAATAACCTCAAGGCTTCATAACGTTGATACCCTCCCCAGCATCAGAGCAGCAGGCTTATGAACTGATAATGTTTCTATACTCTTAACAATTCTAGGAGGCTAGAAACATTCTTACCGAAATAGCAGACCACATGGGAAAAGGAAACATCTAAAGTTAAAAGAGGCACTCTAAATTCGTGACTAATACCACATCTTCAACATTCCATTGCAGTCtcaattatttgtttcatttcaacATTAATCACAACTGCCTTATGCATATAAACTAGTAAATTGGGATTTCAACGATTTTCATTTGACACTGGATTATAGGCAAACAAGCAATCAGATATCCAACGACGACAATACATTACAATAAAGCTTCCGCATATTCATGGAAATCTCGTCCAGCGTCGGGTTTATGTCACCTAACCTGAAGTTCCCCTTTCACAGGCGATGAACAGGGTCAGGATGCAACCCTTCTCAGTCGGAGGGACTCTGCTTCCTTGACCATCATTGAAGCTGCGTCAAAACTATGCATTGCTGGGAAACACCGCCAGGTAATACTTGCAAGCAAGACGGCTTACTTAATGCAATCTGAAAAATAGTTGGTAGCTCACAACTTCAAGGGAATTGGAAGCAACCCATAACACAGattaaaagggtaaaaaataCCAGTTAAAATGCATTTACCGTTTCGACGTCTTCGTATAAAATCTCGAGCAAATATGGAGTATCTGATTCTTTCCATGGCAGCCGACGATAGACAACTTTTGAACAAATCCTATAAAGCTTGTAATATATGAAAACAACTCAAGCTATCATGCAAGCTATTGAACAAACTAATAAAATCGGGGGTAAAGAGACCGGTGTGAATAATCTGACCATCGATCTATCTACACTTTCCacattgattttgtttcaaaacatcttcaaaaaaaataaaatataatgaaataaacaaGCACGAACACAAGTTCCAAATAATGTGCAGCAGTGCAATCTCTTTCACAACTGTCAtaaatttcctaaattaaaGACCACCGAACCTGTTCGTTCTGAATTCGCCGCAACCAGCTGCAACAGTAATCGATGCAAAACAAGTTTCATTAACGATCAGAAATATCAAACACGAGAAAATCCGATAATCTAGACAAAGTTTGAGTAGGCCTACCCCTCCAGTGGAGCCGATATCTTatatttgcaaaaaaaaaaaaaataaagctcGATCAAAGACTTTCCTGACAAGTTATCACGAAAAGAAGAAGCGATCACTAAACATGAAATCGAAATGGCTTCTGTGAAAAGCGAAGTTGAACGGAAATAAAGAGAACCGGAGTCGGAGGGCTTAATGACATCGTTGTAGAACAAGCCGTCGTTGAGATCTGGCCATGGAATTCCGATAACCTGAAAGAACCTTCCGAGCATTATACGGATTGATCTTGAATGAGGAAATCGAGAAACAAATTTGGCCAGCAATGCATTCCGCGCCACTGGTCCTTGAAATGCAGGAATTCAGTGCAGAATCACGAGCGGGAAGTAGCGTTGTCTTGAAGAGGAGAGTAAGAGGGAAAAGTAAGTTCAACAATCTCTTGACTCGGTCAAATCGGTAAAAATCGTTACATTTATATACACAacgagaaatatatatatatagagagagagagagcggtCAGATGCGAATCCTCGTTATAAATGTTGcttaactaaaattaaaaaaagaaatatattaatctgatttaaatttaatttaattttatcttaaaaattagAAGTCGACTCTTATAGTCTTGAATGTTaaatttatatagttttttttttttttttttttttttttttttttttttttttttttttttttttttttttttNAatctaaatttgattaaattttaccAATTGTAACAATTTTTTACCCCACCAGTATCCACCAATTTCTACTAATTTTTACTTGGCCAAACCATAGCATAAGAGACTAACACAATAACCcaaatgaaaaagattttttattgttaaaaaaaaaaaaaaaaactaattaatcaGTGTATATAATGATTTACGAAATTTGACCGAATTTTAAtaactaatttcttttaaaattataaaaactcaATTAAATAACGTGATAATGGGCTTCTATGTATCTcccaaaatatatttatttttattttgttatttatgtACCAACACTTTAATCTAATAAGCCTTGGTTGATGATGATTATGTATTAAAACATATAGGGGCAAAATTGGAATTAATATTACAAGTTACTAAAAAATGCAATTTGCCCAATAATAAATCAAGTAACAATGTTATTTAAAACTGGGTAACTATTGGAAGAGACTATtagaatttttgaaaaaggaaaaattggaAGAGATTATTGATATCTTACCCGATTGAATCATGTGTTACTTGCATGTTTATGTACTGAGTGTAaaatcccacgttggttggaaagAAGAACGAATTCTTcacaagggtgtgaaagtcTAAGAATGACGATATCTACTAGCACTGAACTTAGATTATTGCAGTGAgtatccaaaataaattaacacaCAAGTTTATGGTCGTGAGTTACTTCAGTATCATAGTACCTGCAACTCGAACATAGGCTCGAGATTTTCAAAATAGAGGTACCATGCGTCCTTGAACCGATAATCATCTTTTGATTAACCAACTAACTAAAAAGTAAGTGAAAAAATAACGAGAAGAAAACATCGAGAACACAAAGTCAACTTGACTCGCCTTTACAAGGGAGAAAACGTCATAAACGCCAATTCAAGATCAGACATGCAAAACAGAAATTGTGCTCCATTTGCCATGAGTTTTCCAAGAACACTTTTGGAATTCAATTCATGGGTCAACTAAAATAGTGATTGATTTAGCCGACAATATTGAATTCAATTCATGACAAAGTCTCCCATCTCCTCACATTTCACCATCTTTCCTCTATAATACGTTGTGTTTCTCATCACCTTCCTTCTGAGCCAAAATATGACAAAGCAAAATTGAACAACATTCCCACCAGGATTTAATACACACACAAAGACactttttatttcatcaatttATACTTTGAACTGTCAAATACTGCCAAATGAACAAACTGGTGTATAATGGAGAATTAAACACAATAGGATACAGAGAAGAACACTCACAATAAATGGTGAAGGAGAGATCAGCAGGGTATGTTGGTTGGTGTTGGAGGACCTGCTACCTGAAGAGTGGTAACTGGATTCCAGCTCTCGATGTCGCCACAATGACCGTTTTTCACAGTAACGACGGGAAAAGGGGTCGATTTGCCGATTGAATCTTGGAGGGTTAGTTTTTCCGAAGCTACTGCCTTGAGTCGGAATCGCTCTGCCCTTGAGCCGATAACCTGGCCTAAGACTGATGCTGCAATTGTAAATGCCATTGCTGACTTCGGCATTAAGATGGATTTCCTCAGCATAGCTATAAATGGAACAGCTGCATGAACGGCAGCAAACCAAGAGGGTGAGAATTTTTCAGTGTGTTCTCTCCATATTCCTAAAGGTACATTTGCTGCCATGCCGAG
This genomic window from Cucurbita pepo subsp. pepo cultivar mu-cu-16 chromosome LG01, ASM280686v2, whole genome shotgun sequence contains:
- the LOC111780739 gene encoding uncharacterized protein LOC111780739 — translated: MLGRFFQVIGIPWPDLNDGLFYNDVIKPSDSGSLYFRSTSLFTEAISISCLVIASSFRDNLSGKSLIELYFFFFCKYKISAPLEGWLRRIQNEQDLFKSCLSSAAMERIRYSIFARDFIRRRRNDCIK